One genomic segment of Rivularia sp. PCC 7116 includes these proteins:
- a CDS encoding iron uptake porin, translated as MRKAIWKVLKLSPVIFAATVFTANSALAEEINKQVTPVADLSEDTASMEQVTSVSQFSDVQPTDWAFQALQSLVERYGCIAGYPNGTYRGNRALTRYEFAAGLNACLDRVNELIATATADIVSREDLATLQRLQEEFSAELATLRGRVDALEARTAELEANQFSTTTKLKGEVIFALSDAFGEAIDGTDLDGSSDNTTFTDRVRLNFDSSFTGRDKLRVRLQARNVTRYDNVTGTDMARLAFDGEDGNDFTVSELWYQFKLGDALQVKVDAVDAEMNDNMEVFNPAFESSGSGAISRYGRFSPIYRQGGGAGLTLTFAPKSPISASVAYTADENSDPTSGRGLFDGNYTALGQIAFNPSKSFGVGFTYARRYQNQEGGVSLFNSTGGTLANQPFGDIATTANHYGIQALVRPTSNISVSGWAGYSDATAKAGPNEGDDAEMFYWAAALALRDLGAKGSTLGVIFGQPPRVTESDLVEDTDTSYHLEALYKLPINDNIAITPGVLVIFNPEHDNDNDTIYVGTLRTTFKF; from the coding sequence ATGAGAAAAGCAATTTGGAAGGTTCTAAAACTAAGCCCAGTTATCTTTGCAGCTACAGTATTTACAGCTAATAGTGCATTAGCTGAAGAAATTAATAAACAAGTGACACCTGTTGCCGATCTATCTGAAGATACAGCTTCTATGGAGCAGGTTACTTCAGTATCGCAGTTTTCTGACGTACAGCCGACGGATTGGGCATTTCAAGCATTGCAATCATTGGTAGAGCGTTACGGTTGTATTGCAGGTTATCCCAACGGAACATATCGCGGAAATCGTGCTTTAACTCGTTATGAATTTGCAGCAGGTTTAAATGCTTGTTTGGATAGAGTTAACGAATTGATTGCAACGGCGACAGCGGATATTGTTAGTAGAGAAGATTTAGCAACTTTACAACGTTTGCAAGAAGAATTTAGCGCAGAGTTAGCAACCTTGCGCGGTAGAGTTGATGCATTGGAAGCTCGCACTGCTGAATTAGAAGCAAATCAATTTTCTACCACTACTAAATTGAAGGGTGAAGTCATATTTGCTTTATCTGATGCTTTCGGTGAGGCTATTGATGGTACAGACTTAGATGGTAGTTCAGATAATACAACCTTTACCGATAGGGTACGTTTAAATTTTGATTCTAGCTTTACGGGTAGAGACAAATTAAGAGTCCGCCTGCAAGCTCGGAACGTGACAAGATACGATAACGTCACCGGTACCGACATGGCTAGGCTGGCTTTTGACGGAGAAGATGGAAACGACTTTACAGTAAGCGAATTATGGTATCAGTTTAAGCTCGGTGATGCATTACAGGTAAAAGTTGATGCTGTTGATGCCGAAATGAACGATAACATGGAAGTATTTAACCCTGCTTTTGAAAGCAGTGGTTCCGGTGCTATTTCTCGCTACGGACGTTTTAGCCCGATTTACCGTCAAGGTGGTGGTGCTGGTTTAACCTTAACCTTCGCTCCTAAATCTCCAATCAGCGCTTCAGTTGCTTATACGGCTGACGAAAACAGCGATCCCACATCCGGTAGAGGACTTTTTGACGGTAATTATACAGCCCTCGGTCAAATTGCTTTCAACCCCAGCAAATCTTTTGGTGTTGGTTTTACCTACGCTCGTAGATATCAAAATCAAGAAGGTGGCGTTAGCTTATTTAATTCTACAGGTGGTACCTTAGCCAATCAGCCCTTTGGTGATATTGCAACTACTGCTAACCACTACGGTATACAGGCTTTAGTAAGACCGACTTCTAACATATCTGTTTCCGGTTGGGCTGGTTATTCGGATGCTACAGCTAAAGCCGGACCAAACGAAGGTGATGATGCAGAAATGTTCTACTGGGCTGCTGCACTGGCTTTGAGAGATTTGGGTGCTAAGGGTAGTACTCTAGGTGTGATTTTTGGTCAACCACCTAGAGTAACTGAGAGCGATTTAGTTGAAGACACTGATACTTCTTACCACTTAGAAGCACTCTACAA